DNA from Solanum stenotomum isolate F172 chromosome 3, ASM1918654v1, whole genome shotgun sequence:
TGATCAATCAAGactaatgaaaataaataatttcagtAGAAGTAAAGCTTCAGTCATTGGAAGAGATGAAGGTACGGAAGGTGGTTCAATTGAATCTTCTTTGTCAGGAAATTAGACTGCAGTAGTAggtaaaaacaaatatttttggtatagcattttttcatttttaaaatccTCCTGTTAGAATTCCTGCCTCAGTCACTAGCTTTAGTAAATTccatatattttccttttagtGCTTTTCAAGAGATTACCAAACACAGATGCAAATTACAATATGAGACACACAAGTTTTGAGACAAAAGTCAGGAACAAGacctaaaataaaaaagaaaagacctGTGGAATAGCACAGAATCGAAAGATAGCAGGATCCCTCAGTGTAGACAAGAAAGTCAAACAATCTTCTGCATGTGACAAAGCATTAGTGACCATTTCATTCAGACATTGAACTGCCTTGACAGAGTTCCGCTCATACTTCAAGTCCTGAGGCACATCGATAAATGCAGTCAGTtaaaaatttggaaaacatCAGTGCTGTTATGATGTATCCAAGGTAATTCAGTATCATGAAATTGACTAATATGGCAGGAAAATATGAGATAAGAAATGCCAATTAAAGAGTTGAAGAAAACACACCTCGAGCTTGTCAACGTATTTACTCCAAATCTGACGAGGCCAAAACATACGACATTTGGGTACTTCATTTATGTCTTCTAGATAATCTCTAATGATATTTGTTTTCTGCAGTATATTGCAAACATTGTAGTTACTGCAAAAAACACTCAAAGATGGTTACGTTACGGGTGGCTACCATACATGTTAAGATCAACACCTGTAGAAATAATCCCATGGAGTTGCAGAGAGAATCTGAAGCTACATCTTCTTTCCCAGAGGCATGGAAAAGTTTTGATAAGCCTAATCCAACTATCCCAGCTACATGGTGACAGTattcatcataatcatcaattgtTTCAACCTGCCGAAGATAGAATACTAGCGATTAACTCATATATTGACATTGTAGTGAAGTTAACACCACCTTCATCTTTTAGGTAGACGGTGGCCGATAAAGCAAATGGATCTATCAAGAGGAATTGCATGAAACAATAAAGCTTGAGAGATCAAGGCAATCCATATTAACACAATATGGAACAAGTGTACAGTTCATAACTTCGACTGCTATGCATGACTTTGATCCTTTCTCGTTTATAGTACTGATTGCATACCTCCTTGTATATAAACTTTGCCATTCCTGCACCCATCCTCATGGTAATGTCCTCGATTGCTTCCTTGTAACTGCAACATTATAAGAACATAACACTCATTCATAAACTGCGATCGCGACATGCAGCACATACCAAAAGTTTGTAGAATGGGAAAACTATAGTATTTCATATTCAAACTACAGATGTTGAGTTCAAATGACAGGCATATCACATGGATATGAAGTCATACTTAAATGATCCCGGTTCTTCCTTCCAAAACTAGTTCAAACTGTACAGAGGAACAAAAACTACGTATATATTTATAGCTTGTTTCTGTATTGACAGAATATCAACGTGTGGAAAATGTAAGTACTCATTAAGCATTGCTGATTAATAATCATATCCAACAGCAAGTTCAAAAGCAGCCGTTGCTAGGTACAAACTCACTGTTTCCCTAGCTCCAGAAAAGCAGTTGAAACATGATGGAATTGATCCATAAGAACCTTGTAGTCCTTTGTACCGcctaatattatgaaaattgGGATTAGCAAACCAGTCTATAATACTTGGGAAATTATATTTGGAAAACAAATCATGATCAGAGGgggaaaaaatgaaacaaaagaaaagagaaatctCCATTTAGAGAAAGAAGCTACAGTAAACTAATGAAATAAGActtctataaaatatttttgttgctccaatttttccttttaaatttactttttgGGGGAGAGTTAGAGGCAATGAGAGGACAAACAATATTAACAATGCCTTAATGGAAGAGGAAGACGACGGCTTTAATTCAGAAGACTCACATGAAAAATGCCATTCACGATCATAAACATGGCGATGGAAGGACATCAAAATTGGTACTTTCACCTCTGTCGCTACACTGGTATCATCCTCTGTCCAGAATACGAACATCAAAATGTGAATAAGTAACATGACTCCAAGAAAATGAATGCACTTAAATGTCAGTCTTATTGTGTTAACCAACTTAGTTATCTGCATTCAAAGCTCAGTACTTGAACATACCGACAGTGTCAAGCGCACGCAGAACCAAATAGAAAATACATATCTGCAAAGATAGACAGAAGTTATAAGAAATCAACCTTCACAATAATAGTAGTAAGATCATAGGAAAACATATTTTTCTAGACCGATCAATGAAACAATTCAAATTTGGAGCTTCATTTCTGATAAACTAAGAAGAAAcaggaaaatatatatttcctcaatttttttcctaattaagCGAAAATCCAAATCTATATACCAAATAGTAATGTCTTCATTGTGTGGGAGAGGAAATATGATTTCTCCGTTGTCATCATATAACAGTCTCGTCGTCTCAAAATTCAACCTACATGAAGCTTGACTAACATTTCATTGAGGTGATAAAATTTGCAACTTAtactatcaaaattttaattgtaaaaatGGAATTAATTGTAGATGATCCCAAATCCAAATACATTAGCATTACTTCCTAAATAGTCATAATATCATCAATCCTCTGAACATTTTTAGGATGTGCCTAAAATTTCATAAGCTACATTGGCACCTAAACATACGAAGTTGAACAAAAATGCCTTTAAATCATGCGAACTTGAACAAAGAATGTTCAATTAAGTAATAGTAGACGCATTTTTTAGCCAAACTATTAGCAACAGAGGAAGGGCataatatttgttcaatttttcaTGATTGAATTTGAGGAGAAAACTTACGGCATCGCGAAGCTCGACAGGAAGCTGTTTAATGACGAGAGAAAAGCTACGAGAGACCTTGTGAAGCATGATGTAACAGAAGGCCCAATGTGGTTGTGAAGGGATCTGTTTTTCGGCATATCGTGCCGCTACCTTCAGCTTCAACAATGGATAAATATCTTCAGGATGCTTCAGAATTGCACGTAAAATCCccattattattgttatttgatCAATCAGATATTCACATCTATATACATtcactttaattaatttgtgtAAAAGGAAGCGTTGGAGGGAATGTTATTGTGATGAGGATGGAGGATCATATACATGTTTGGCAGTTGAGCTTTTGCCTCCATCTTCTTATACACCGAATTGGGATACTCCCTCCCTCCCATTTTATGGAAACGTGTTACTACTATATTGTGGGGTCTGGGGTAGGGGTGGGGCTGTCCTAGTATGAACAAATCATGGGTATACCCGGCACGAATTCAGAATTGTCGGGCTCTAAGGTGGATgttaaaaaaggaaaactacataaatcgGTCATAAAACCCAAAACAATTATATGTTTATACCCAAAtccaaagtaattcaagaaatataATTATCAGATTAAACGCTGATCATTTTcacttaactgatactaaatcagtatatatatatcattgtattaatatcattaaggctgataatttcgcttaattggtactaaattagtatatatatatatatatatttagtatcagttaagcgaaattagtTGGGGTATATAGTATAATTATTTTGTGGGGTATAAATATAAGgagtatatgtttgtaattattttgttttttcggGGTATTTGCTTAATTTCCCCTATTGAAAACTggattgaaacaaaaaaaaaaaaaaaaactcttcttAATATTCTAAATTACCTTTACTATGTTACCTTATTTTACTTTTCATCTAAACCCGTatgaattgacttattttaaatgttttgagtcaaaataatttttaaatattcttataatatttgaataaaataaaaaagtaatctTAAGCactaatttgaaaattaaaataacaaaaataagtcaaaaactatAAAATCATAAGTTAATAAACCCTAATtgtcaaatatataaaatttattttaataaatttgaagAATCAATGTTGAAATTCACATACAAAATTAACGGTTTTAATTTTCGTACTTCGAAATCATGAGATAGAAGGCACCTAATGGTAGATGTTCTCCTTTGGAATAAGAccttttagggtgtgtttgatacgaaattctccaattttctcatgtttagttgacttaaatgatttggaaaatatttttgaatattgcttctgcttccatttaaaagcatttttactgatttgtcaaacacttaatttttcaataaaaattgttttttttttcctcaaaataagtgtttctGCCTCCCAACAGCAATGTCAATCAAGcacttattttcctcaagtttaagaaaaatgacttcccttcaaaaattaaggagaATATTTTACAAACTCTACTTCATgcttaaattacaaaaaaaaaaaaatttatactaCCCCATACCCCAGACTCGACCCTCCCCAtcagaaaaatattaaattttttaaattttctttatttttaaatttcaaatattttttttatccctAATCTCAAACCAACCCCCATCCCCTACCTCCAAACCAGCCCCCCACCCCCCTACACCCCCTCccccaaacaaacaaaataaaaaaatttaaaattacttttgaaaaatatttcaaattttaaggtTTCCTTTACCTCACCCAATCCCTACCACCCCTTCCCTTCcccccacaaaaaaaaattgttttgaaaagtatttcaaatttttaaaactttattttttaccccaccccaTACCCTGACCCCGCGACCCTCCCAGCCCCctcatcaaattattttttttgaaaattttgtttttgaaaatatttcaaattcaaaaaaatacattttttacaCCACCCCTAACCCCCCAACCCACCACACCCAAGACACACCCCCACCACCCCccgtcaaaaaaaaattaagaaaaaattatttttgaaaatatatcaaattttaagaatttcattttttacgTCACTCCCTCAGCCCCCCGCCCTCACCCTCCGCCACCAcgtcaatttttaaatatatatatatatatatttgaaaaatattttaagatcGGAAGTTTGGGTCAGGTCCTGGGTCGGATTTTGGAACGGTCGTCAGAGTCTTGCCCTAGTTCGGGTGTTAGGTTCATGTCCTAAATCGATTATCAGGGTTGATTTTtgggttaaaattattttcctaaggAATATTTTCTAGTCTCAAGcgaaaaataaagatattttctggaaaatatttttcattcaccaaccaaacattataaaatattttctattttctactcaccaaccaaacatctatatataatataaagctaGATTTAAAAAAAGTGATGTGGCACATTTCTTTGGCCAAGGATcctatttatcctttttttcaattttttgagaatttttcttaaatttttattacttACTATATTCGTACCCGCGCGTTGCGCGGACATTTTTTAAATGTCATaaattttttgtaaataaaaataatttataaaatttgttattcacttgttaactttttttaatagttataataatcaaatattacaatttatatgATCATATTAACTTAATAATACATAACTTTATTtgttataatattataataatatcaGACTTAAAAAATAGTAATGTGCCCAATACTATATTTGATttgttaatttttctatataaataaTGGAAGAAataactctctctctctttatatatatatatacactagttATTAGGTTCCCGCGCCAGCGCGGACCCAATGTatattacttcctccgtctcattttatgtgaggtagtttgattcgccacggagtttaaaaaagaaatgaagacttttaaaatttgtggtccaaaatgaatgatataaatttgtatgactgtaaattatttcattaagggtaaaataaatattttataatcaaattgttacttaatatagaaatgtgacattcttttgggactgactaaaaaggaaagtaaataacataaattgggagtagttctttgtttcaatttatgtgacaccgatgaaatttggagagttatataattttttgtatgtgattttgttcaatatattttgaagttgttaatttattgtgatttatagcacttcttatatcattttcaaataatatatattactctttctgttccattttatgtgacgtAGGTACTTTTACGAAACTCAActaaatttcttatatgattcttaaatatttttagttgttattttactttaatttacgttactttttatgttattttcaaacaaacttcttttgtttcaatatggaattaaagagtcaataaaatttcttttatgatttttaattatgtttttttaatatcttatattattacattgtgattttaagtactttttatgtaatttttaaatctagaacaaattaaaagaaaaacaaggaaaaatttaaatgaagaaagtactaaaattttcaaataatcatatttctatattaaaatgttaaaaactttaaaactcCACATATATGCAGAAAATCATATACggaagacaaaataatttttaaaatatatattaaagctCTTTCTAATAATATCacatatttattctatttttcaaataatatatatttctcacTCAATCTCAATTACGCAGTACATATGAAATTTCGAGAGTTAATCAAATTCTTAgtactattttaaactatattttagtactatttatataattttcaaataatatatgttactcacTCTATTATATTATGCAATACATGTGAAATTTCAAGaattaaccaaaatttcaatattttaaattgatttttagtaCTATTTTTGTAGTAAATAGaggaagttgaagaagaagggcaAATCGGTCAATTGACTGACTAACCCTAAGCTCCTAAACATTCTCACTTCTAAATGGAAGCACGGGCACAATATCcgttaaattgttaattattatgatttataatattttttacattattttcaaataatatatgttatgtatttttaaatactttaagtTGTGATTAATAATATTCTTAACGTAATTTC
Protein-coding regions in this window:
- the LOC125857406 gene encoding squalene synthase-like translates to MGILRAILKHPEDIYPLLKLKVAARYAEKQIPSQPHWAFCYIMLHKVSRSFSLVIKQLPVELRDAICIFYLVLRALDTVEDDTSVATEVKVPILMSFHRHVYDREWHFSCGTKDYKVLMDQFHHVSTAFLELGKHYKEAIEDITMRMGAGMAKFIYKEVETIDDYDEYCHHVAGIVGLGLSKLFHASGKEDVASDSLCNSMGLFLQKTNIIRDYLEDINEVPKCRMFWPRQIWSKYVDKLEDLKYERNSVKAVQCLNEMVTNALSHAEDCLTFLSTLRDPAIFRFCAIPQAMAIGTLAKCYNNIEVFRGVVKMRRGLTAQVIDRTRNMADVYGAFFDFSCILKSKVEYKDPHVAKTLKRLEVILRTCKNSGTLNKRKSFVIKSGPNYNSTFVVVLVVLVAILLGYQSGNRT